One window of Mangrovibacterium diazotrophicum genomic DNA carries:
- a CDS encoding HD domain-containing protein — protein sequence MSHTKLDEGKEFFGELAKKFIKASDFSVSENLQMKRDHSLRVAANCLYLAKALELEPEDQHIIELIGLLHDVGRFVQFEKYKHFDDTTSEDHAELSIQLISEQEFFLKMEEEERKLITEVIAGHNKFSFSSKEKKVMLFAQILRDADKMDNWELAVSLLKRDGTFSLPTISYNLPKMGLASDAVLKSLIAEKPVLKKDLQSLADFKLFLMSLVYDLNFKASFVWVTDRQLIKKIYDTMTKGDKVIDAYRKIRLHIENRLTEK from the coding sequence ATGAGTCATACTAAGCTTGATGAAGGGAAAGAGTTTTTCGGGGAACTGGCGAAGAAGTTTATAAAAGCCTCCGACTTCTCTGTTTCTGAGAATTTACAAATGAAGAGAGACCACTCGTTGCGGGTGGCAGCCAATTGTCTTTACCTGGCCAAAGCTCTGGAACTGGAGCCCGAGGATCAGCATATCATTGAATTAATTGGTTTGCTGCACGATGTTGGTCGTTTCGTTCAATTTGAAAAATACAAACACTTCGATGATACGACATCCGAGGATCATGCTGAATTGAGTATTCAACTGATTTCGGAGCAGGAGTTCTTTCTCAAAATGGAAGAGGAAGAGCGCAAATTGATAACGGAAGTGATTGCCGGTCACAACAAATTCAGCTTTTCATCGAAAGAAAAAAAGGTGATGTTGTTTGCTCAAATCCTTCGCGATGCCGACAAAATGGACAATTGGGAACTGGCTGTTTCCTTACTGAAACGTGACGGAACATTCAGCCTGCCAACCATCAGCTACAACCTGCCCAAAATGGGATTGGCCAGCGATGCTGTATTAAAAAGCCTGATTGCTGAAAAACCGGTTCTGAAAAAGGACCTTCAATCGTTAGCCGATTTTAAACTTTTTCTGATGTCTTTGGTTTATGATCTTAATTTTAAAGCCAGTTTCGTTTGGGTAACCGACAGGCAGCTGATTAAGAAGATTTACGACACCATGACCAAGGGTGATAAAGTGATTGACGCTTATCGGAAAATACGTCTGCATATCGAGAACAGACTGACG